A DNA window from Plasmodium vinckei vinckei genome assembly, chromosome: PVVCY_10 contains the following coding sequences:
- a CDS encoding multifunctional methyltransferase subunit TRM112, putative, with product MRLLTHNFLKCNEAKCTGGYPLIIKLNEDVEGNVNIIEQEMNPEFIKNVLSKVDYEVLYNTAKQFGVSLLSSYNSNHLEDEGFLNSVHHALFKIHIMEGSLTCPKCNISFPIKDGIPNMLAANEE from the exons ATGCGACTCCTTAcgcataattttttaaaatg caATGAGGCTAAGTGTACAGGGGGATATCCCTTAATAATCAAACTTAACGAAGATGTTGAAggaaatgtaaatataatagaaCAAGAAATGAATCCagaatttataaaaaatgtattgaGTAAAGTGGATTATGAAGTTTTATATAACACAGCTAAACAA TTTGGAGTAAGTTTATTATCAAGCTATAATAGTAACCATTTAGAGGATGAAGGGTTTTTAAACTCAGTTCACCATGCTCTTTTTAAG atTCACATAATGGAGGGCTCACTTACATGTCCAAAATGCAATATTTCTTTTCCAATAAAAGATG GTATTCCTAATATGCTAGCAGCAAAtgaagaataa